From one Xiphophorus hellerii strain 12219 chromosome 18, Xiphophorus_hellerii-4.1, whole genome shotgun sequence genomic stretch:
- the polr1g gene encoding DNA-directed RNA polymerase I subunit RPA34, with protein sequence MKRNNVATETTERQKEPARKTARLDCPEDFVSFCHVPCSSTLADNLRNNENELWLIKAPASFDPHCFSGVQVPLSGIQTLKVPVGPVQQSYSVLASSRPNDLHLLTSDSRTSDGFVFAPAFSGLLNICESYGDAGGEQAPHVVPAAPAPAVPAGLKQRFHPFGSKTPKLTYVAENEADGAAFGPSSTTLRPLVMKQFVEDGGRVGDDDEEEEGRKRKKKKKKEKRIKSEEAELLLQMKQEPSDENLDEATAARLPFGEEKTMKKKKKKKKDREREEVEEGLEPSVKVKVEPGSVKCEPLDVLYGDAAESSRKRKKKKKSRTEEDVHS encoded by the exons ATGAAACGGAATAATGTTGCCACGGAAACAACAGAACGGCAGAAAGAACCCG cgaGGAAGACCGCGCGGTTGGACTGTCCTGAGGACTTTGTGTCTTTCTGCCACGTCCCCTGCAGCAGCACGCTGGCAGACAATCTGAGGAACAACGAGAACGAGTTGTGGCTCATTAAAGCTCCTGCCAGCTTCGACCCCCACTG cttCAGCGGCGTCCAGGTTCCCTTGTCGGGTATCCAGACCCTGAAGGTTCCGGTTGGACCGGTCCAGCAGAGCTACAGCGTCCTGGCGTCGTCCCGCCCCAACGACCTTCACCTGCTCACCAGCGACAGCCGGACGTCAGACGGCTTTGTCTTCGCTCCGGCCTTTTCCGGCCTGCTGAACATCTGTGAGAGCTACGGGGACGCTGGCGGCGAGCAGGCTCCACACGTCGTGCCGGCCGCCCCGGCGCCCGCCGTCCCGGCCGGCCTCAAGCAGCGGTTCCACCCGTTCGGCAGCAAGACTCCAAAGCTCACCTACGTGGCGGAGAACGAGGCGGACGGAGCCGCGTTCGGGCCGTCGTCGACGACGCTGCGGCCGCTGGTGATGAAGCAGTTCGTAGAAGATGGAGGCCGGGTGGGTGATGAtgacgaggaggaggaaggcaggaagaggaaaaagaagaagaagaaagagaagcGGATAAAGTCGGAAGAAGCGGAACTGTTGCTGCAGATGAAACAGGAACCATCCGACGAAAATCTGGACGAAGCGACGGCGGCGAGGCTTCCTTTCGGAGAGGAGAAGacaatgaagaagaagaagaagaagaagaaggacagGGAGCGGGAGGAGGTTGAGGAAGGACTGGAGCCCAGCGTGAAAGTTAAAGTGGAACCAGGTTCTGTGAAATGTGAGCCGCTGGACGTTCTATACGGCGACGCAGCAGAGAGTtcaaggaagaggaagaagaagaagaaaagcagaactgAGGAGGACGTTCACTCCTGA
- the irf2bp1 gene encoding interferon regulatory factor 2-binding protein 1, translating to MSSPSSSSRRQWCYLCDLPKMPWTVVWDFSEVVCRGCVNYEGANQIEFLIASARQLKRSHGMQDGNVRSPGPSPNKHGSLARAEPLPDGGRQHAERFERGGRGEGGGTAIRVPPNGLHRDGQPPHEVNRQSPSSSRRPMIGAAIPPNLVSQSIAGMPGLLAGMPAGLTARTAPMSSPMIFPAPVLAEMSRRQLGIGISSFITPELERELISSQAKSQTQTQAGTSGSKSTSLSSSSFSMAGGVSQTSPKPASSPARQQRPPTARSGAEPLGSGSSAEAATTAAALPNNGASELGSASVSNTHPTGNTLSCTLCHERLEDTHFVQCPSVPGHRFCFPCTRVYIQSRRGDGEVYCPSGERCPLDNSPNSPPWAFMQGEVSTILGVVPAPAGSASAAASGASSGSGGAPASGSGSAAAGGASGGGSGGGDVTVKKERET from the exons ATGTCCTCCCCTTCTTCGTCGTCCAGGCGCCAGTGGTGCTACTTGTGCGACCTGCCGAAGATGCCATGGACCGTGGTGTGGGACTTCAGCGAGGTGGTCTGCCGCGGTTGCGTTAACTACGAGGGGGCTAACCAGATCGAGTTCCTGATAGCAAGCGCCCGCCAGCTGAAGCGGAGTCACGGCATGCAGGACGGCAACGTGAGGTCGCCCGGCCCTTCTCCTAACAAACACGGCTCCTTAGCAAGAGCAGAGCCGCTGCCGGACGGCGGAAGGCAGCACGCTGAGCGCTTTGAGcggggagggagaggggaagGCGGCGGAACGGCGATACGCGTGCCGCCCAACGGGCTCCACCGCGACGGACAGCCGCCCCATGAGGTGAACCGCCAGAGCCCCAGCAGCAGCCGGAGACCCATGATCGGAGCCGCCATCCCGCCCAATCTGGTGTCTCAAAGCATTGCGGGAATGCCTGGGCTGCTTGCGGGCATGCCAGCGGGTCTGACCGCCAGGACAGCGCCGATGAGCAGCCCGATGATCTTCCCGGCGCCGGTGCTGGCTGAGATGAGCCGCAGACAGCTGGGGATCGGAATCTCCTCCTTCATCACTCCGGAGCTGGAGCGGGAGCTCATTTCCTCCCAGGCCAAGTCCCAGACTCAGACACAGGCTGGCACCAGTGGTAGCAAGAGCACAAGCctgtcttcttcgtctttttcCATGGCTGGAGGCGTGAGCCAGACGAGCCCGAAGCCCGCTTCATCCCCGGCCAGGCAGCAACGCCCCCCGACGGCCCGGTCCGGAGCCGAGCCTCTGGGATCCGGCAGCTCCGCGGAGGCAGCCACGACTGCTGCGGCGTTACCCAACAACGGCGCCTCCGAGCTGGGGTCGGCATCTGTCAGCAACACCCATCCGACCGGAAACACGCTGTCCTGCACGCTGTGCCACGAGCGGCTGGAGGACACACACTTTGTCCAGTGTCCATCAGTGCCTGGGCAcag GTTCTGCTTCCCCTGCACCAGAGTGTACATCCAGAGCCGGCGGGGCGACGGCGAGGTGTACTGCCCCAGCGGAGAGCGCTGCCCGCTGGATAACTCCCCCAACAGCCCGCCCTGGGCCTTCATGCAGGGAGAGGTCTCCACCATCCTGGGCGTCGTTCCAGCTCCAGCGGGATCCGCGTCAGCAGCGGCATCCGGAGCCAGTTCGGGTTCGGGAGGTGCTCCGGCGTCTGGATCAGGGAGCGCAGCAGCAGGCGGCGCAAGTGGAGGTGGATCAGGAGGAGGAGACGTCACTGttaagaaagagagagagacgtGA